The Cutaneotrichosporon cavernicola HIS019 DNA, chromosome: 3 region CACCGTACTGTATCACAATGTATGATTTGAGTAGCAGGTGAAGGCAAACCCCTCCAGCCTCGAGGCATCACACATCCTCCGCCGAAACACTTCTGGTCACAAATACTCGCAGTCAACAcatcctccttctcttTCTTACACACTCTCTCAACCATGCTTGATACTACCCACCCAGCTCTACACACTCTCCTAGCCATCCTGGCTCTCATCGCCACCCCTGTTGTCTTCGCCCGTGTCGATGcgtcgctcgccgtcgttgtTGGTttcgtcgccgacgcgatCAAGTTCGCTCTCCTGCTAGCGGTAGCGGGCTTTGTCATCCGTTCCACTGGCAACAACCTCAAAGAGCTCAATGGCACGACTTACCTCAacgagcttgaggacgCCGTTCGCattgaggacgagggttcgaaccagctcgtcgccactTGGTGCGTCTGCCAGCAGAGACCATCTAACCCAAGTGCTCCCACAAATGCCAGCATCAAGAACGAGCTCGATGACTCTGCCAATCTCGACATGCATGTTTTGCCGACGGATGCAGAGCTTCCCAGCCACACCGTTGGTAAGAacgtcaaggacgtcaCCAAGGAGCAGATTGACGACGTGGCTGTCACAGGTGAGTCACCCAGTAGGGTGGCGTTGATGTCAGTGACCGCCACAAACGACATCGAGGCCACTTGTCCCCCACACATTACCCAGTCGgccccctctccttccctgCGGAACATCAACCATCCCGCCATTGAGTCGACTTCCCCCAAGGGGCCAATCCAGCCTGTTGGTGTAGGCCAAACATCGACGCCTTCGACTCTTGCCGCTTCCTATTCATCGAATGCTCCCGCCAACACCAACGAGGACGCCACGACACACAACATAATGGACCAGGTACACGAGAACCCCAGGCAAGCCAAGAGCCGGGCGAACCCTGTTGAACACCCAGTCGCTGTCAACAGTGATTCCAAGGGTGATTCTCCGGTCTCCCCCCTCAGCGTTGTGTGGAGCCGCCTTGCCAAGAAGAATAACCCCACCTTGGATGCCGAGATAATCGGCTCCCAGTCCGCCACCCACAACActgaggaggctgagggcCGCAAGGACGCCAGCGAGCCGGGTGATCAGCGCCCGCGTTACCACGATGCGCCCCGACTAGTGCCCATGGACATGGATCACCGCGATGTCGCCCGTGCTCTTGCAACCttcggtggtggtgagaCCAAGTGGGGTCAACTTTCGTCTGACGCCTGCGCCAAGATCGAGGAAATTTCGAGCGTGCCACCCCAGGAGCACGAGTCGGTCGTGGAGGCGAGGAATAACGTCGAGACGGTGACAGAGGCCAACCCTGAGTCTGTCGACATCGTGTCTGTTAAGCCGAAGTCCTCTCGCCGTACGGTCAACCCGAGCCACTACTTCAAGCGGCCCGGTGAAGCTAGCCGCTGGAAGCGCATGGCTGGGACACAGCACAAGGCCATTGAGCAGAACATGCGGGAGAAACACCGCATCACCACCACTAGCGCCGAGGCCCCGATGGGCTCGAGTGATAGCTTCCTGACCCAGGACAGCCGTGGCCCTGTGACGCCACCAGAGCACAATGATGGAGTGGAGATCAGGGTAGCCTCGCctgacgacgagcgagtcgccgccgagcccgagctcgTGGACGAGATGTTTGTTGCCGACAtgaaggccgaggacgtggtAGCTACCATTGCAGAgcccgaggccaagccAGGTTCCCGTACCAAGACTCCTGCGGCGAAGACAGTCGACCCCTTTGCCGACACGGAAGAGGACTACTTCTTGTGCCTGCGCAAACCTAAGCCCGCTTCGCGCCCGTTGAAGCGGGTGGTCATTCTGTTTTCCGATCCACCTCCTGTCCAGTGGACGAGAGTCTACACCGAGGACCAAGTCGCTTTCCTTCGACAGCCAGAGGTGGGCCGCAGCAACCAAGGTCCTGTCGTCGAGTGTACCGATGTCCCTGTCCCTATCGCCAACTACCTCGACCCAACCGTGAACCGAGACTCGCCTACGTCGATCACGAAGCCAATCCTGTTCGACGCGATGGAGGACGACTTCTTCCCCCCCAAGCCTCAGCCTAAGCCCCAGCTCAAGGTCATCACGGATTGGAGCAAGCCTGAGTTTGTCCAGATCCCCTCGCCTCTCAAGCCCGGATGCCTCAAGCCAGACTGGACGGCGACGAAGGTCATCCCCGCACTTGCAGGGTTCGAGTTCGCCAGAGCCAATGGCGGCGCAGACTTCGGCCCCGGTCCCTCGTTCGCCGCCAAGTTCCACAAACGGGCACCCAAACCGCTCTCCCTGGCTATCCGGgtgccgcctcctccaccgcccGCCCCAGCCTTCCCACCTGGCCTGGAGCCGCCACCCGCTCGCAACGCGATTCCCTACCTACGCCTTGAGCGCAACGAGGTGCCGATGCCCGGGCAGTGGGGCAAAGAGACGACACTCACCTTCTTCGAGAGCCTCCGTGGCTCCATCGACAAGCGCACAATCCCCGCTCCACATGTACCcgcgggcgcgcggcgcgttGCCTTCACCCTGGGTGTGGACCACTGGGACCGGCCCGCGCACATCATTGGCAGCGAGTGGCCACtgcccgacctcgaggagctggtgATTCACGTAACGGACGAAGGCGCGCGCATCCTCCCCAGTAAGTTTCTCCAGtgccgcgagggcgagacgctCGTCGTGCATGGTCCCAAACCCGACGACGGGATCCCATACTACGTCGTGGACAAGATGCTCCGTGACATGGTGGGCAACCGCACATTCTTTGACGAACTCGCCCACACAATAGGCACCCACCTCAGCATCTCCAGGAAAACAAGGTACACGCTGCGTGGGGAGTTCGCAGCCCACTGGCTCTGCGGGAACTTTGAGCCGTTTGAGACAGCGTTCAAGGCACGCGTGCGGGCACATGTTCCACGGCGGATGTGGggggaggtcgaggagcgcatcACGTTCCCGACTAACCAGGAGTATATGCGGGCGGTGGGCCACTTGGGCAACTTCCTCGAGAGGTCGCGCAAACCCATCCAGGACAGTTGGGGTGGGGGCTGGTTTGAGGCGGAGGTGTAAGAGGACACTGTAAGACGATACCTGTCTTGACAATGATACCTTAGTACGATACCCGTTGGCTTGTAGTGTGAAATGGGCTCAGTTGTGGATGCATGCCTGTGCTTAGTCGTTAGTTGGTCAGTGGGTGAtgatgaggtggaggctTCGGTTCTGGTGGCAATCATTCCACCAGCCGAGTGACGACCATTAAGTGTCGCATTGGTATACATGACGCAGAGTTCTTGAGAACCGAGTACACCTCCTGTGCAGTCCACATACGCATGCCTGGGGAAAAGGGACAAGCTGATACAGCGGATTCCAGCCACTCAGAGTTCCAAAATGCGATATAAATACCTACCCAACACTTCAATTTTCATCGCGTCTTCATTGCCTCGTTATATCAGTCGGTAGATTAAATGACTCTTAATGCGGTTAGGTCCGGTTGATCATTCGGTCGTGGGTTCGAGCCCCACACGAGGCTTCTCTTTTGTCCTGGGTGTTTTGGACAAGCAACCCCATCACTCCCTCTGCGGACAACCTACCCTTCTCTCCACTATGTGGCTTTTGCATTGCACAGCATCCTCATCTATGCAGCAGCCTCATCGATGCAACATCCTCCTTGGACATGTACCCGCGGAATGACATTGTCACCCTTGGCATTGATTCTAATTCTTTGGCAGTCCGGGAGCCTCCCGACTCCGGACCGACGGCCCGCTCCGCATACCGCGACTTGCCGTCATTACACGCGACAAGCTCGTGTCGCCCACCTCTGACTCACACAACTACCAGCATAGCACTCCAAGCCTTCATCTCGAGCTCTTAAGCCAGTTCCAGTCCCCTGAATGCATCTTGAACActtccatctcccatcttcatctccatctACCTAAAAATGCCCTACACCCCCTCTTCTGCGCGCATCAACCCCCCTCTCCCGAGGGGTTCGTGGGACACGCACTTCCACATCTTCCCACCATCGGCGCCTCTAGCCCCAAACGCACCATTTACGCCGCCCCGCATCCCGTTATCTGAGGATGAGCGGTTCCATTCACAGCTCGGGACGCCCAATCGCGTCCTAGCGCATAGCTTTGCGCTCGCAGACCTCTCATCCCTCGAACAGTGGGTTGGTGGGAGTGGGGCGGGAGAGCGacgcgccctcgtcctcctcaccgacgATATGGGGGCGGACGAGATCGTCCACCGCCAGAGGGAGGGGGTGCGGGGTATTCGCGCCGTTACAAAGGCCGAGGATGCAAAGGGCAAGGCCAGGGAGATAAAGTCCATGATGGAGAGGTTGCAGGAGGCCGGCGTGCGATGGACCGTCGCTGTCCAAGAGGCTGCGACGCCGGGGGTATGGGACCATGTAGGTCTGCATAAAGGAAGGTCTGactccagctcctcgctATCGTCGATACTATGCCGGACCAGATCCTCATGATCGACCACCTGGGCTTCCTCCCCGGGCCGTGGAACCAGAATCCCCCTCTAATTCCCACCGCAGAGGAATGCTGCAAGCTCCcgcacgtcgacgccgtgcTCGCTCTGCTATCCCGGAAGAACACGTACATCAAGCTCAGCGCCCCGTACCGCCTCACCTCGCGGtacgaggcgctcgagggtctcgtcaaggccgtcgcAAAGGCTGCACCGGAGCGCATTGTGTGGGCCTCCGACTGGCCGTTTGTTCCGACGCccgccgagatcaaggcgaGCAAGGAACGTGGAGACACAGAGGTTACATTCCACCCTGAGGACATGCCGAAGTGGATTACGCTGCTGCGGGAGTGGTTGGGTGAGGACCTTTTCAACAAGATGATGGTCGCCAACCCGGCCAAGATTTACGCATGAGTGTGGTTGAGCAATAGAAGGTCGTCCTGACGCCATACACGATAGCCATATAGCATACAATGCCAACGTCAACTTCTGTAGGTGTCTAAAGGTACAAGCTGGCCGCGAACACAACTGTGATGTCAGCGCTGCCGCACTCATCATACTCACTGTCACGCTTAATTAgcgcctgcgcggcctCCATCTTCTGGAACAGGTCCGCGTCACCAAtgacgcgcgccgcgtcgcggaCCTCGCGGCATGTCTCATCTAAGCGCGTGATGATACGCACGATACTGCCCTCGGGCACGTCCGTGAGGTTCGTGATCTCCGAGAACGGCTGTCGTTAGTTCCAATACCAGACCAAGATGACTCACCATTCCACGGGCCCATTCATACaccacctcgacaaggccaGGCTTGAACTTCTCTCGGAAGTCATCGAACGCAACGTGCTGCCGTAATTGCGTGTTCTCCACCTTGTCCGCGATCGCGTAGATAATGTCCAGTCCCTGCGCAATTTTGGCGGGGATCTGGGGCTGCGACTCAGTCTTCTCGACGAAAACGAAAACGGAGAGCAAGGCGACGGCCTCTTCCGGCGAATAGTCTGCGAGCACGTTGTCGAGTATCAGTTCTgtgaggatgagctcgtGGGCCGAATTGATCTCGCACGCCACGCGGCCCTTGAGAAGCACGGTCGCGTTCTCGTCGATGAACTgcagctccttgagcacTTCTATGCGCGAGTTGTAGTCAGGCAGGAGTTCAAGGTTCTGGTCGGAGAGCGCCAGTTGCAGCGCCTTGAGGCTGTTCTCGACCTGTTTGCGCTCATGGATGATCTCGTACTGTAGTCAGTTGGAAAACCTGGCCAGGCGAGCTCACGTGGTCCTCAAAGTCCTTGCATAGCTGGCAGCCCAGCTTCGAGATACGGTCCGAAAGCGCGATGCGGTGTCGGAGCAGATCCTGGAactcgagcttggacaGGCGCGACCAGTCAAACTCCTCGAACGAGTTTCCTGATGCCAACTCGGCTTGAATCTTAACCAGCTCGTCCATAGTCTGGAATGAGGCCTCCTTCGAGCGCTTGTCGAGGATCGATATCACATCGGCCTTGTGGATACGGCTCGTCACAAAGGCAACTGAAGTGGAGTCCACCGCGGCGAGCTCCCAGTGGGGGTAATTAATGCTGTTCGGCAGGGCTGGGGGCCAGCGCGGCATCACTTCCGAGTCCTTGATGTCCTCACGCTTGCTCTTCTGGCCCTTGGTGACAAGCGCAATAACCCAGAACGCCCGGGTATCACGCTTGGTGCCCTCCTGCACAATCGACGGGGCGTTCCTCAagatgacggcgacgttgcCTGGGTAATGCCCATCGCGGAGGAGAACGATGCGGCCAGGGACGAACTGTTTTCCAGGGGCCCACGCGGCCTGGCGCATGATCTGCGCATTCAGGCGCACCACCTCTGTGGAGAGGTCATAGAACGCGCTGATGTCGGTACTGCACACGTCACACTCGACGTTCGGCAGCTTCGCAAGGAGCTTTTCCGTCTACCGTCAGGTCCCAATATTGTTGAAGAGCTCAcctgctcgacctgctTCTGCTGCTCTGGCGCGAGCTTCTGCGCCGCGTTCTCCGAAAACGAACGCTTGatcatctcctcgaccttgagaGCCTCCACGCGGAGAAGATTGAGGATCATGTTGTATGTGAGGCGGAACTGTGACGTGAGTCGATTGGGCACCCCGAGCATCATCTCCTGCAACTCCTTGACCTGGATGAATCAGCCATAGAACAAGCAAAAAGCTGCTGGGTACTCACACCTGgaagctcgtcgccaccgcTGAGGATAATGACAGTGCCAGTCGTGTCGAGACCACGTCGACCAGCACGCCCAGCCATCTGCGTGTACTCTCCCGGGAGCAGGTTGCGGAAGCCTGTGCCGTCGTGCTTCCGGATACCAGAGAAGACGACGCTCTTTGCTGGCATGTTGACACCCATGGCGAACGTCTCTGTCGCGAAGAGCACCTTGACGAGACCGCGCGCGAAGAGGATCTCGACAACCTCTGTGGGTAAGTATTATACCTATCAATGTAACCTGCCTTTCACGAGGGGCAATAAGCCACTGTGGTGCACCCCAATGCCACGGCTAAGGAGCTCACGCATGCGCAAGATTTGAGGCAGTGTCCTGTCCGACCCTGTGCCGTCAGCGACTATTACATGAGCGACAGCTCACCCTTCAGGCGCTGGAGCGCGCGGTCCCACACAATGTGAACCTcgctcttctccttggcgtcgcACAGGTCTGTGCTCGATAAGGTCTGCGCGTACTCCTCGCAGCGCTTCTTGCTGAAGACGAAGTTGACAACAGGAAGAAGATTGTTCTTGCGCAGGTGGGCGATGAGGTGCGTCCAGACGTTCTGGTCGAGCTGCCCGCGACCTGGTCGAcgcccacctcctccaccaccaccacccccgccgccgccgccgccccgtTGAGCTGAACCGGGTGCGCCTTGGCCACCCCCACGGTTGGCGTGTGTCcgaccgccgccgacgcgcgtGAATGGGGCCGGCTTGCCAGTGGggaggtcgcgcgccttTGTCGGggcacctcctcgtccgccggTGCGGGTGagtggaggaaggccggcggcctcgcgctccttgtcTTGCTTCCGCCGCAGCGCATCCCCCGCATTCTTGTATCTGTACGTCAGTAAACGAAGTAAACCCTCATCTCACCCGTTGCCCAAAAACTGGCCCTTCGAGTCGACAATCTTGTGCAGCTCCTTACCTGCCCAGAGGAAGTGCTCAAGAGGGACTGGGCGCATGGGGGTTGAGATGACGTAGAtgttcttcttcttcgtccGCCTGCACAGTTAGCGACGTCTAACCTAAGAGCTTACCCAACCCAGTCTGCGAACTCCTTGGTATTTGGCACAGTGGCGGAAAGCAGGATGATATTCACGTGCTCGGGCAACATGATGATAACCTCCTCCCACACGACACcacgctgtcgtcagttGCAACTATGCCGTCTAGCTCACCTCCGCGTCGTTGACGTAGTGCACTTCGTCAAAGATTACAAACTCGACGTCACGGATCAAGTCTGCACCCTTGTAGAGCATGCTTCGCAGAATCTCGGTCGTCATCTGTCGTCAGCCCGTCGAGGACCCGGAAGCTCACGATCAAACAGCTTCCTTCCGAGTTGATCTGAACATCTCCTGTTAGAATGCCCACGGTCGATGGGTCAAACGTCGTCTTGAAGTCTCTGAACTTCTGATTTGACAGCGCCTTGATAGGCGAGGTGTAAATAGCGCTGAATGTTAGTTGGTGCAGGAAGGCGCAGCTCACCGAGTCATGTGCTTCGCAGCAAGGGCGATGGCATATTCTGCCACGACAGTCTTACCGGCCGATGtgtgcgcggcgacgaaGACAGAGTCACCCATCTCAAGACGGTACAcggcctccttctggaaattgtcgagctcgaaggGGTACTAGGGTCAGCGGTGGAACAGCTCGAATCAGCTCACCTCTCGAGCCATCTCGGGGACCAGCTCGCGGAACTGTTGTCAGTCAAATAACACAACTGGGCTcacgttgacgagctcctggTTAACGTCAACGACGTGGGCCCactccttcttctcggccgccttAATAAGATTTCTCCGAGCCGGCGGTGGGGCTGGCAAACGCTGTAGTTGTTAGCACAGGCCATATGCATCAACATACGCCGACAGGTAGCAGATCGTCCACGTTCTTgcgagaagaaggtgcGCCGAGCCGCTCCTCGCTGTCCGGCGTGGCGATGTCATCGTCACCCAGCCGCGAGACCTGGGAGTCAGCTCCACATAGACACACCGTGAGTTCACCTCGAGTGTCGGAGACTCGTCACCGCCACGCCTTCGCCTTCTTGCCTTAGTTGCCATCGACTGCTGCCCAAGCATCTCAACGAGGAACTCGTCCGCTGGGAAGAGTTAGCGATGCCTACGTGCTGAACCTACCGCCGTCCAACTGAAGGCCGCGCTTGAGGCCTGGCGCCCGCGTCTTCcatccctcttcctcagcaaggtcctcctccacctcttcAGGGGTCACAGCCGGTTCCAGTCCACCTGGAAGGAAAGGCGCGTTCGTGCTCTTGCCGCGGACAAAGTTCTTGAGCGCGCCTGGCTCACGCTGCATTGATGACGAGAGGTTGGGGTGCAACGGTTGCTTAGGAGCGAGGGCATCGCGCCAATGCGTGAACGTGCCGTCAATGCCGCGGAAGGTTGGGGCGACGGTGTGCGTTGCCGGAAGCGGGGTTAGGGTCAACGGAGGGAAGGGAACCTGCGTAGGCAGAGGGACCTGCCAGCGCCACAAGTCCTCAGAGAGGTCCTTAGGAGGAGATAATACGTCAGACTCCAGCTGCTTGATGGCATCGGAAGCGGTTGGGAGGCCCTGGATGCCCAGTGACTGAGCGAGGTTGTCGGAAGGAAGATTGGAGCTTGCAGGATGCGCAGCGGCAGCAACGAGCTCTAGGAAGCGCTCAGAATCGATAAACCCGCCATTGGGAGTTTTATTGTCCCCCATGTCGTCGGAAAGAGTGGTGAGACTAATAGTTTGatgagaggagagagaaCGTTGTTGAACTGTTGTGTTGTCTTTCAATGATTGAGATGAGTCGACATGCGGCTCCGTCATGGAAAGAATACATTTACGTAACGCGAGGACTAGGGTGGAGGTctgcggtggtggtggctgGTGTCACCCGACCACACTCCGTCATTTCGATTGTTCTGTTACTCACTTCTTCTCAACCAACATCATGAGCGACCTAACACCCCTCAAGCTCCCGGAGGACCTCCCGTACCCCATTACTATCACACGCGTCTCAGTCGAGAAAGGTACAAAcgtccgccgcggcgacaGGATGCTCGAGTACTCCTTTATGTCAGCGACTCGGCGCAAAGAGCTCGACAAGTTGGCCAAGGAGGGTAAAGAACCGCCGTCCCAGCTGCGCGGGAACGACATGATCGGCAGTTGGGAGAGCCCCATCGATGGGGAGGTCAAGCGGTGGGATTCATCGGTCAAGCCAGGCGTCTTGTTTGAgcggcgcagcgcgacgTGCGTTAGTTGAGAGtgcgctgacaacagcaaGCCAGTTGTGAGGATAGAGCAGCCTTGCACCCATCCTGTGCAGTTCAACGGCATGTGTGGCATTTGTGGTGCCAACATCACCAAGTGTGTAGTTGTGAGGCGgtgctgacagcagcgacgACTACCTCTCAAGGCCTTCTAACGAGGCAGGGCCCTCACGCTATCCTAGCGGTTTTGAGATGGCACACGACTCGTCAGGTGTCACTgtgtcggcgagcgtgAACTGCCATGGTTGACTatagctgacagcaggaaGCGAAGCGGCTGGAGACGCAGACGCGTGACGGCCTTCTCAAGGCGAGGAAGCTCTCACTCATCGTTGATCTCGACCAGACGATCATCCACACAACTGTTGACCCTACTGTGGGGGAGTGGCTGGACGAgtgcgccgaggacgccaaggcTCAGGCTAAGGCTAAGGCAAgggacggcgacgatgaTACGAAGGGCCCGGACGGCACGCCTAAGGACGGCGAAGAAGCTGAGGTGGTTATGAAGGACGACAGTGGCCGGCCCGCGGAGGCCTCCACAACACCACCTGGATCACCCAAACCCAAGCGGgaacccaaccccaacgccgaggcctTGAAGGACGTCGCCCGGTTCCAGCTCGCTGAGGACCTCCCCCCAGGCAAGATTCCGGGCAGGGGCCAACCGCCCTCGCGATGGTACTACACCAAACCTCGGTAAGCTTCTTTCCGTTCGATGTAGCTAACTCAAAGACCCGGGTTACCGGAgttcctcgccgacctttCCAAGCTGTACGAGATGCATGTCTACACGATGGGCACACGGACCTACGCCGACGCCATTTGTCGCATCATCGACCCGGACGGCAAGATATTTGGCGGGCGAATTCTCAGCCGCGACGAGAGTGGGAGTGAGTGACCCTATAAGCGGCGCTGACAAAAGGCATGAGCTCGAAGAGCTTGATGCGTTTGTTTCCAACAGACCAGAGCAtggtcgtcatcatcgacgaccgcgccgacgtctGGGCTGACAGCCCGAACCTTATCAAGGTCGTGCCCTGTGAGCTGTCCAATGATCCCCTGGGCTAACGGTAGACGACTTCTtcgtcggcatcggcgaCATCAACAGTTCCTTCTTACCCCCGGCTCAGCCCACCATTACCATGCCTCCCGGGAGGACTCAGCCACCGGTTTCCGATCGCTCGTCTTCAGCTGCCTCGACACCACCACTTGCCACCCCGAGTGACATTCCTAGCACAGAGGATGGCTTAATGCTCCAGTCTAAGATTCTTGACCAAATGACCGAGGCGCGTCCactcgccaagctcgagcgtgagagcgaggagaaTGATGACGAGTGTATCGAAGGTCacgagggagagggcgaAGCTTCGAACGACAAGGAGCCACTGAAGCCCGAGGAGAAGTcggaggatggcgagcagTCCAACGAGGACAGAGAGAAGCATGCTCCGCACGTCCTGCATCTCCGGCACCCGCACCACCGCAAAGCGGTTCTCAAAGATGACGACGTGGAGCTCGATCGGGTCGGTGGCATCCTCCGGGTCATCCACTCACAGTACTACGAGGCGTACAGCCGGCGCGACCGGACGTCTGATACTTTGCCAATGCTGTGCGACACGACGCTCATCATccaggagctcaaggatgAAGTCCTCCGTGGATGCGTGATCGGGTTCACGGGCGTGATCCCAATCCACACACCGCCCGAAGACTACGAGACTTGGAAGGTCGCAGAGGCCTTCGGCGCGCAGTGCGTGAGGGATCTGGACCCATCCATGACTCATCTCGTGACGGCGAACCTCCAGACCAAGAAGATGCACGACGCTGGACGGATACCGGGGCTAAAGATCGTGTGGCTCGCGTGGCTTCAGTCCTGCGTCGCCCTGTGGAAGCACGAGCCAGAGGGGCCGTTCCTTGCTTCACATCCAGCATGGGAAAAGGCtcgcgaggagggggaaCGAGAGCCGTCTCTGCccatggaggaggagaaggaggaagaaAACTCGGACTCGGATGAGGAGTTCAGACGAAAAGCGATGGCGTGGGATGCAGCTGCGGACGCCGAGTTCGAGGAGTTCCTGAacgcgagcgacgacggtgACGGTTCGCAAACggctggcgaggatgacCGCCAGGACCTGGACGGCTCCAAGTCTCCCGTCTCTGTTATCGACAACGGCGAGTGAGTAACGAAAACGGGCCGCAGAGTTGCAC contains the following coding sequences:
- the SKI2 gene encoding uncharacterized protein (DSHCT); translated protein: MGDNKTPNGGFIDSERFLELVAAAAHPASSNLPSDNLAQSLGIQGLPTASDAIKQLESDVLSPPKDLSEDLWRWQVPLPTQVPFPPLTLTPLPATHTVAPTFRGIDGTFTHWRDALAPKQPLHPNLSSSMQREPGALKNFVRGKSTNAPFLPGGLEPAVTPEEVEEDLAEEEGWKTRAPGLKRGLQLDGADEFLVEMLGQQSMATKARRRRRGGDESPTLEVSRLGDDDIATPDSEERLGAPSSRKNVDDLLPVGRLPAPPPARRNLIKAAEKKEWAHVVDVNQELVNFRELVPEMAREYPFELDNFQKEAVYRLEMGDSVFVAAHTSAGKTVVAEYAIALAAKHMTRAIYTSPIKALSNQKFRDFKTTFDPSTVGILTGDVQINSEGSCLIMTTEILRSMLYKGADLIRDVEFVIFDEVHYVNDAERGVVWEEVIIMLPEHVNIILLSATVPNTKEFADWVGRTKKKNIYVISTPMRPVPLEHFLWAGKELHKIVDSKGQFLGNGYKNAGDALRRKQDKEREAAGLPPLTRTGGRGGAPTKARDLPTGKPAPFTRVGGGRTHANRGGGQGAPGSAQRGGGGGGGGGGGGGGRRPGRGQLDQNVWTHLIAHLRKNNLLPVVNFVFSKKRCEEYAQTLSSTDLCDAKEKSEVHIVWDRALQRLKGSDRTLPQILRMQVVEILFARGLVKVLFATETFAMGVNMPAKSVVFSGIRKHDGTGFRNLLPGEYTQMAGRAGRRGLDTTGTVIILSGGDELPGVKELQEMMLGVPNRLTSQFRLTYNMILNLLRVEALKVEEMIKRSFSENAAQKLAPEQQKQVEQTEKLLAKLPNVECDVCSTDISAFYDLSTEVVRLNAQIMRQAAWAPGKQFVPGRIVLLRDGHYPGNVAVILRNAPSIVQEGTKRDTRAFWVIALVTKGQKSKREDIKDSEVMPRWPPALPNSINYPHWELAAVDSTSVAFVTSRIHKADVISILDKRSKEASFQTMDELVKIQAELASGNSFEEFDWSRLSKLEFQDLLRHRIALSDRISKLGCQLCKDFEDHYEIIHERKQVENSLKALQLALSDQNLELLPDYNSRIEVLKELQFIDENATVLLKGRVACEINSAHELILTELILDNVLADYSPEEAVALLSVFVFVEKTESQPQIPAKIAQGLDIIYAIADKVENTQLRQHVAFDDFREKFKPGLVEVVYEWARGMPFSEITNLTDVPEGSIVRIITRLDETCREVRDAARVIGDADLFQKMEAAQALIKRDIVFAASLYL
- the fcp1 gene encoding uncharacterized protein (catalytic domain of ctd-like phosphatases) → MSDLTPLKLPEDLPYPITITRVSVEKGTNVRRGDRMLEYSFMSATRRKELDKLAKEGKEPPSQLRGNDMIGSWESPIDGEVKRKPVVRIEQPCTHPVQFNGMCGICGANITNDDYLSRPSNEAGPSRYPSGFEMAHDSSGVTVSASEAKRLETQTRDGLLKARKLSLIVDLDQTIIHTTVDPTVGEWLDECAEDAKAQAKAKARDGDDDTKGPDGTPKDGEEAEVVMKDDSGRPAEASTTPPGSPKPKREPNPNAEALKDVARFQLAEDLPPGKIPGRGQPPSRWYYTKPRPGLPEFLADLSKLYEMHVYTMGTRTYADAICRIIDPDGKIFGGRILSRDESGSMSSKSLMRLFPTDQSMVVIIDDRADVWADSPNLIKVVPYDFFVGIGDINSSFLPPAQPTITMPPGRTQPPVSDRSSSAASTPPLATPSDIPSTEDGLMLQSKILDQMTEARPLAKLERESEENDDECIEGHEGEGEASNDKEPLKPEEKSEDGEQSNEDREKHAPHVLHLRHPHHRKAVLKDDDVELDRVGGILRVIHSQYYEAYSRRDRTSDTLPMLCDTTLIIQELKDEVLRGCVIGFTGVIPIHTPPEDYETWKVAEAFGAQCVRDLDPSMTHLVTANLQTKKMHDAGRIPGLKIVWLAWLQSCVALWKHEPEGPFLASHPAWEKAREEGEREPSLPMEEEKEEENSDSDEEFRRKAMAWDAAADAEFEEFLNASDDGDGSQTAGEDDRQDLDGSKSPVSVIDNGEWHSWSRASTPGPSILSRAPSPGRDTSPGRETPKTVAWADDENQPLERIREPQPGEIVSYPPRKKRKILMLTAPSDDDDVPEANKLEFGGKMDWSNGESSNAEGVSRTASEAAADSDDEDSSAALARLAIA